From the Anguilla anguilla isolate fAngAng1 chromosome 6, fAngAng1.pri, whole genome shotgun sequence genome, one window contains:
- the alg3 gene encoding dol-P-Man:Man(5)GlcNAc(2)-PP-Dol alpha-1,3-mannosyltransferase encodes MAGGAKKKSTGQASRIWGSLRTLWQEKHLILFKAEYTFLVAAVLWFLEIGINVWVIRKVAYTEIDWKAYMDEVEGVINGTYDYTQLKGDTGPLVYPAGFVYIFSVLYYVTDHGVNIRMGQYLFAAFYLINLLLVFRIYHRTQKVPPYVFFFVCCASYRIHSIFVLRLFNDPVAMMLLFGAVNLFLDGRWMLGCGLYSLAVSVKMNVLLFAPGLLFILLWEFGLLKTLPKLCLCAAIQLLLGLPFLLENPVGYVSRAFDLGRQFLFKWTVNWRFLPEEVFLSRYFHLALLGAHLLTLLLFTFRRWKRPGESVTALLKDPANRLQPSPKLTANQMVLVLFTSNFIGMCFSRSLHYQFYVWYFHTLPYLLWSGGVKKLAHLLRVLILGLIELSWNTYPSTIYSSAALHVCHLIILVSLWLSPPITAGQQGGDRESQEKPKRA; translated from the exons ATGGCTGGAGGTGCAAAGAAGAAATCAACCGGTCAGGCATCTCGGATATGGGGGAGTCTTCGCACATTATGGCAGGAGAAGCACTTGATTTTATTCAAAGCCGAATATACTTTCCTGGTGGCTGCGGTTCTTTGGTTTTTGGAAATCGGAATAAATGTTTGGGTTATACGCAAGGTTGCAT ACACGGAGATCGACTGGAAAGCTTACATGGACGAAGTAGAAGGTGTCATCAACGGCACCTACGACTACACCCAACTTAAAGGAGACACGGGGCCGCTGGT GTACCCAGCTGGATTTGTGTACATCTTCTCGGTGCTCTACTATGTCACTGATCACGGGGTGAATATTCGGATGGGGCAGTATCTCTTCGCCGCGTTCTACCTGATCAATCTCCTGCTTGTGTTCCGTATTTACCACCGTACACAAAAG GTTCCCCCCTacgtgtttttctttgtttgctgtGCCTCTTACCGCATCCATTCCATCTTCGTCCTCCGGCTTTTCAACGACCCGGTAGCCATGATGCTGCTGTTCGGCGCGGTGAACCTGTTCTTGGACGGCCGCTGGATGCTGGGCTGTGGGCTGTACAG TTTAGCAGTGTCTGTGAAGATGAATGTTCTCCTCTTCGCCCCCggcctcctcttcatcctcctctggGAGTTCGGCCTCCTGAAGACCCTGCCCaagctctgtctgtgtgcagccATACAG CTGCTGCTCGGCCTGCCGTTCCTGCTGGAGAATCCTGTGGGCTACGTTAGCCGGGCCTTCGACCTGGGCCGCCAGTTCCTCTTCAAGTGGACGGTGAACTGGCGCTTCCTGCCTGAGGAGGTCTTCCTCAGCCGCTATTTCCACCTTGCCCTGCTGGGGGCCCACCTGCTGACCCTGCTGCTCTTCACATTCCGACGGTGGAAGAG GCCTGGAGAGAGTGTAACGGCACTACTGAAGGATCCTGCTAACCGGCTGCAGCCCTCACCAAAACTCACCGCTAATC AGATGGTTTTGGTTCTGTTCACCTCCAACTTCATCGGCATGTGCTTCAGCCGCTCTCTGCACTATCAGTTTTACGTGTGGTATTTCCACACCTTGCCCTACCTGCTGTGGAGCGGTGGGGTGAAGAAGCTGGCACACCTGCTCAG GGTCCTCATCTTGGGGCTCATCGAGCTGTCCTGGAACACGTACCCCTCCACCATCTACAGCTCGGCCGCCCTGCACGTCTGCCACCTCATCATCCTGGTCTCCCTCTGGCTTTCTCCCCCCATTACGGccggccagcagggcggcgacAGAGAGTCTCAGGAAAAGCCCAAACGGGCGTGA
- the vwa5b2 gene encoding von Willebrand factor A domain-containing protein 5B1 produces the protein MPGLRNRSTWAPLLLKGSCIKSCANGCSLGITSHLTYANTDSEPVEGVFVYPLGEKEVVVGFEAVIAGRVVSVQIQSRGKMEDCCLDCCGNSSLDMQCTNSKDWGCCGSPNLDMQCTNGHLILDEDLERTTFIVGTGVIGPMEVVTIIISTTLELPTLENGAIRLVYPSVLTPIVRGRMVPNKSESGLRWDEQSPTSCFGGTSGKHERLMGPPQYCAHGIFTSPAVTHMPYELSFQLLVRGACLLAGLESPTHALRADADPSAQCATATYITLAEDHRYDRHLEIILHLSEPHSPLIILERGRLTFQEYEQHISARRDFIRCAKKESDSEKKLEFVRKRFHKDILCNPVLMLNFCPDLLSDPVELHRATREVIFLIDRSGSMSGGNIDKIKEAMVVALKSLPPGTLLNLVGFGSSTKTLFTSSKLCTDETLVLAYEYAQKMRADMGGTNLLGALSWVYQQPVQRSSPRQVFIITDGTVSNVGKVLELVRRNACSGRCFGVGLGPLACRRLLQGVAKITGGITEFLSEDERLQPKLIKSLKKAFEPVLTDVRIDWYVPDNLEALLSPNEIPPLYPGNCLIGYCTIYDVSAFKSKKNEAKSRVYKGLSRGSMGSVFGHSQDELCVPFAADLLEPLLAPLEQDDVEEAVREISREISSEFSCARPTDASPGSVSAGGEAEPSSDVRRRIQRDSYVQEQYVLTRCSLSSERGLTQGSSGSECPQPALLDTVSLPQGLERMAPPEQRRLSRWESPWQHAQSSESAETVSFAESGKAGRLLSVEESRRRQKALARSAMASRSFSSPQGELDMHRLRRALEKVSFDQAVGGRLDESDGEAQPTPRAALSRRSLTDSSGLLFPASPLDWDSFTDPEYLFSAAPPEEPHSPPGLCRSVIHGVLSGKPVSWEVTVDLSPLWLPEGPAPGPDGWEEIVHHLTARSVIRDFENMAEKESDIEHGPAKRYRIKAIQTSKGCNTICMYTAFAAVDGNTKEGLTGSVEVRNTGVRFGARRSSHSGSRRQRAYSTGLGRRPSSRDFEEFEDTFASTDREDTPASPCSLTSWDSRGSWCPVSPSATSVRSQRSMESRSVETFFGSRFSLGKLRGPSSSGKQAPLKPYCLSAEAEKPSDCETADYMQLVRLQLASGAFLLTELYSECLQIPLEKLKRASPYTSHRSSLSPPFHCGSPHSPAPSPAPAKPPSACNQDAKHRAPWPRPCQQDPAPLPCEAPSSEETSPEPGGGPGQADSGRGSETDACEGSPVEPPEPAGERLALRDLEGSTWATAVALAWLEHRCAGFFVEWELVAAKADFWLRGQTLPEGVDLAGLKGAARQLFLLLRHWDENIKLNMLCYNPNNM, from the exons ATGCCTGGCCTGAGGAACCGCTCCACCTGGGCCCCCCTGTTGCTCAAGGGCTCCTGTATCAAGTCCTGTGCCAATGGCTGCTCTCTGGGAATCACCTCCCACCTCACCTATGCCAACACAGACTCAGAGCCTGTGGAAG gtgtgtttgtgtaccctctgggggagaaggaggtggTAGTGGGGTTTGAGGCTGTCATTGCAGGCAGAGTAGTCAGTGTGCAGATCCAGAGCCGGGGAAAGATGGAGGACTGCTGCCTGGACTGCTGTGGGAACTCCAGTCTTGACATGCAGTGCACCAACAGCAAGGACTGGGGCTGCTGTGGGAGCCCTAACCTGGACATGCAGTGCACTAACG GGCACCTCATCCTGGATGAAGACCTGGAGAGAACCACTTTCATTGTTGGTACGGGTGTCATTGGACCAATGGAGGTAGTTACTATCATTATAAGCACCACTCTGGAGCTCCCCACGCTGGAGAATGGAGCAATCCGACTGGTCTACCCTTCAGTGCTCACACCCATAGTGAGAGGCAGGATGGTTCCAAACAAGAGCGAGAGCGGGTTGAGGTGGGATGAACAGAG TCCAACCAGCTGCTTTGGGGGCACCTCTGGCAAACATGAGAGATTGATGGGCCCTCCCCAGTACTGTGCCCATGGAATCTTCACCAGTCCAGCAGTCACTCACATGCCTTACGAGCTCAGCTTCCAGCTGCTGGTGCGGGGGGCGTGTCTGCTTGCAG GTCTGGAGAGCCCCACCCATGCCCTGCGGGCAGACGCTGACCCCAGTGCCCAGTGCGCCACTGCCACCTACATCACCCTCGCTGAGGACCACCGCTATGACCGCCACCTGGAGATCATCCTGCACCTGAGTG AACCTCACAGTCCTCTCATTATCCTGGAGAGGGGTCGACTCACCTTCCAGGAGTACGAGCAGCACATCAGTGCCCGTCGCGATTTCATTCGCTGTGCCAAGAAAGAGTCAGACTCTGAAAAGAAG CTGGAGTTTGTAAGGAAGCGGTTCCACAAGGACATTCTGTGTAACCCGGTTCTGATGCTCAACTTCTGCCCAGACCTGCTGAGTGACCCGGTCGAGCTGCACCGGGCCACCAGGGAGGTGATCTTCCTCATCGACCGCAGCGGCAGCATGAGTGGAGGCAACATTGACAAGATCAAG GAAGCTATGGTGGTGGCCCTCAAGAGTCTGCCTCCAGGGACGCTGCTCAACCTTGTGGGGTTTGGCTCCAGCACAAAGACCCTCTTCACCTCCAGCAAACTCTGCACCGAT GAAACCCTGGTGCTGGCCTACGAGTATGCCCAGAAGATGAGGGCCGACATGGGGGGCACCAATCTCCTCGGTGCCCTCTCCTGGGTGTACCAGCAGCCCGTGCAACGCAGCAGCCCGCGCCAGGTGTTCATCATCACAGATGGCACGGTCAGCAATGTTGGCAAAGTGCTCGAGCTTGTGCGGAGGAATGCCTGTTCGGGCAG GTGTTTTGGGGTGGGCCTGGGCCCACTGGCCTGCAGAAGGCTGCTTCAGGGGGTTGCCAAAATTACAGGAGGCATCACAGAGTTCCTTAGTGAGGACGAGAGGTTGCAGCCCAAG CTGATAAAATCCTTGAAGAAGGCCTTTGAACCCGTACTTACAGATGTCCGTATTGACTGGTATGTCCCGGATAACTTGGAGGCACTCCTCTCACCCAATGAAATCCCTCCACTGTATCCTGGAAACTGCCTGATTGGCTACTGCACCATCTATGATGTATCTGCATTCAAAAGTAAGAAGAATGAG GCAAAGAGCCGCGTCTACAAGGGCCTTTCCCGGGGCTCGATGGGCTCTGTATTCGGGCATTCTCAGGATGAGCTCTGCGTCCCCTTCGCGGCCGACCTCCTCGAACCCCTGTTGGCCCCGCTGGAGCAGGACGACGTGGAGGAGGCGGTCAGGGAGATATCCCGCGAGATCTCCTCTGAGTTTTCCTGCGCCAGGCCCACAGATGCCAGCCCCGGCTCCG TGTCCGCAGGAGGAGAGGCGGAGCCGTCCAGCGACGTGCGGCGCAGGATCCAGAGGGACTCCTACGTGCAGGAGCAGTACGTCCTGACGCGGTGCTCGCTGAGCAGCGAGAGGGGCCTGACCCAGGGCTCCTCTGGCTCGGAATGCCCGCAGCCCGCCCTGCTGGACACCGTCTCCCTGCCCCAGGGCCTGGAGAGGATGGCCCCTCCCGAGCAACGCAGGCTGTCACGCTGGgagtcaccatggcaacacgcACAGTCCTCAGAGAGTGCTGAAACTGTGAGTTTCGCTGAGTCAGGAAAG gcaggcaggctgcTGAGCGTGGAGGAGTCCCGCCGCAGACAGAAGGCCCTGGCGCGGTCGGCCATGGCCAGCCGCAGCTTCTCCTCGCCGCAGGGCGAGCTGGACATGCACCGGCTGCGGCGGGCGCTGGAGAAGGTGTCCTTCGACCAGGCCGTGGGCGGGCGGCTGGACGAGAGCGACGGGGAGGCCCAGCCCACTCCCCGGGCGGCCCTCTCCCGCCGGAGCCTCACAGACTCCA GCGGTCTCCTGTTCCCCGCCTCTCCCCTGGACTGGGACAGTTTCACTGACCCAGAGTACCTGTTCTCTGCTGCCCCGCCCGAGGAGCCCCACTCGCCCCCTGGCCTGTGCCGCTCTGTCATCCACGGGGTGCTGTCCGGTAAGCCCGTATCCTGGGAGGTGACTGTGGATCTATCGCCTCTCTGGCTCCCCGAGGGACCCGCCCCAGGGCCGGACGGCTGGGAAGAGATAGTGCACCACCTGACCGCTCGCTCCGTCATCCGGGACTTCGAGAACATGGCGGAGAAGGAGTCCGACATTGAGCACG GGCCAGCAAAGAGGTACCGCATTAAAGCCATCCAGACCAGTAAGGGCTGCAACACAATCTGTATGTATACGGCCTTCGCTGCTGTTGATGGCAACACCAAAGAGGGTCTCACAGGGTCTGTGGAAGTGCGAAACACAG GGGTACGCTTTGGCGCCAGGCGGAGCTCTCACTCCGGAAGCCGCAGACAGAGGGCGTACTCCACGGGACTGGGGCGCAGGCCATCCAGCCGGGACTTTGAGGAGTTTGAGGACACCTTCGCATCAACAG ACCGGGAGGACACCCCTGCCTCTCCTTGCAGCCTGACATCCTGGGACAGCA GGGGGAGCTGGTGCCCCGTCAGCCCGTCGGCCACGTCCGTGAGGTCCCAGCGGTCTATGGAGAGCCGCTCAGTGGAGACCTTCTTTGGCTCAAG GTTCAGTCTGGGCAAGCTCCGAGGCCCCAGCTCTTCAGGGAAGCAGGCGCCACTGAAGCCGTACTGCCTGTCGGCCGAGGCGGAGAAGCCGTCCGACTGCGAGACCGCCGACTACATGCAGCTG GTGCGTCTGCAGCTGGCCTCTGGCGCCTTCCTCCTGACGGAGCTGTACTCGGAGTGCCTGCAGATCCCCCTGGAGAAGCTGAAGAGAGCCTCCCCCTACACCAGCCACCGCAGCAGCCTGAGCCCGCCCTTCCACTGCGGCTCCCcgcacagccccgcccccagccccgcccccgccaagCCCCCCTCGGCCTGCAACCAGGACGCCAAACACAGGGCcccctggccacgcccctgcCAGcaggaccccgcccccctgccctgcgAGGCCCCGAGCTCGGAGGAGACCTCCCCGGAGCCGGGCGGGGGTCCGGGGCAGGCGGACAGCGGGCGGGGCTCGGAGACGGACGCGTGCGAGGGGTCCCCCGTGGAGCCCCCGGAGCCGGCGGGGGAGCGGCTGGCCCTGCGGGACCTGGAGGGCTCCACCTGGGCCACGGCCGTGGCGCTGGCCTGGCTGGAGCACCGCTGCGCCGGCTTCTTCGTGGAGTGGGAGCTGGTCGCCGCCAAGGCCGACTTCTGGCTGCGCGGGCAGACGCTGCCCGAGGGCGTGGACCTGGCCGGCCTCAAGGGGGCGGCGCGCCAGCTGTTTCTGCTGCTGCGCCACTGGGACGAGAACATCAAGCTCAACATGCTGTGCTACAACCCCAATAACATGTGA